The Ammospiza caudacuta isolate bAmmCau1 chromosome 17, bAmmCau1.pri, whole genome shotgun sequence genome has a segment encoding these proteins:
- the LOC131565416 gene encoding olfactory receptor 14J1-like — translation MSNSSSIRHFLLLALADTRQLQLLHFCLLLGISLAALLGNGLIISAVACGHHLHTPMFFFLLNLALSDLGSICTTVPKAMHNSLWDTRNISYTGCAAQLFFFLFFMGAEYSLLTIMCYDRYVSICTPLHYGTLLGSRACAHMAAAAWASAFLYSLLHTANTFSLPLCHGNALGQFFCEVPQMLKLSCSLSNFRELELIAISACLALGCFVFIVFSYVQIFRAVLRIPSEQGRHKAFSTCLPHLAVVSLFFSTIMFAHLKPPSMSSTSLDLALSVLYSVVPPALNPLIYSLRNQELKAAVWKLMTGLFQEH, via the coding sequence atgtccaacagcagctccatcaggcacttcctcctgctggcattggcagacacacggcagctgcagctcctgcacttctgcctcttgctgggcatctccctggctgccctcctgggcaacggcctcatcatcagcgccgtagcctgcggccaccacctgcacacgcccatgttcttcttcctgctcaacctggccctcagcgacctgggctccatctgcaccactgtccccaaagccatgcacaattccctctgggacaccaggaacatctcctacactggatgtgctgcacagctctttttctttctgttcttcatgGGAGCAGAGTAttccctcctgaccatcatgtgctacgaccgctacgtgtccatctgcacaCCCCTGCACtatgggaccctcctgggcagcagagcttgtgcccacatggcagcagctgcctgggccagtgcctttctctattcactgctgcacacagccaatacattttccctgcccctgtgccatggcaatgccctgggccagttcttctgtgaggTGCCCCAGAtgctcaagctctcctgctcactcTCCAATTTCAGGGAACTTGAGCTTATTGCTATTAGTGCCTGTTTAGCATTaggctgttttgtgttcattgttttctcctatgtgcagatcttcagggctgtgctgaggatcccctctgagcagggacgacacaaagccttttccacctgcctccctcacctggctgtggtctccctgtttTTCAGCACTATTATGTTTGCTCAtctgaagcccccctccatgtcctccacatccctggatctggccctgtcagttctgtactcagtggtgcctccagccctgaaccccctcatctacagcctgaggaaccaggagctcaaggctgcagtgtggaaaCTGATGACTGGATTGTTTCAAgaacattaa